A genomic window from Lycium barbarum isolate Lr01 chromosome 4, ASM1917538v2, whole genome shotgun sequence includes:
- the LOC132635964 gene encoding protein BIG GRAIN 1-like B has protein sequence MYHMEKEKLSRKHHKNPSFSSTLLDEIYRSIDGYDQIKEDFKLPKETRKQNSNNNIGAKAKDNNNKNRNIEDEEIASFRRACLIEKWMEKKVKDKALMTKKGPSSLPELMDINDPCFFSSSSSESNSGTLSASSSEADCFYTEKSSRTATTCFAAPRIKSSVRRASVSPRMARKNQMYNEQQSNEFYLFDDYNHNQQAVKSEELLIKSKSRALNIYNNLKKVKQPISPGGRLTNFLSSIFTNGNGKKSKNLKDPSENLERNSKSTCSSASSFSRSCLSKTPPKFSDKFQQNVVKRTVRFNPVSVIVDEDCRPCGHKSIYDQDSDNLRRHKSQGNAAIIENNNRKFELTKVDYLKKKKKKNDYIVDYPEEEEEEEEEEEDDDGASCSSSDLFEIDHLAFFGNIRFCEELPVYETTHLDTNRGIASGFIR, from the coding sequence ATGTATCATATGGAGAAGGAAAAGTTGTCTAGGAAACATCATAAAAACCCTTCATTTTCATCCACACTTCTTGATGAAATCTATCGTTCGATTGATGGATATGATCAAATAAAGGAAGATTTTAAGTTACcaaaagaaacaagaaaacaaAACAGCAACAACAATATTGGAGCAAAAGCaaaagacaacaacaacaaaaacaggaACATAGAAGATGAAGAAATTGCAAGTTTTAGAAGGGCTTGTTTGATTGAAAAATGGATGGAGAAAAAAGTGAAAGACAAAGCTTTGATGACAAAAAAAGGACCATCTTCACTTCCAGAATTAATGGACATAAACGATCCATGCTTTTTCAGTTCAAGTTCATCTGAATCAAATTCTGGTACTCTCTCTGCCTCTTCATCTGAAGCTGATTGTTTTTACACTGAAAAATCATCAAGAACTGCCACTACTTGTTTTGCTGCACCAAGGATTAAATCATCAGTTAGAAGAGCTAGTGTTTCACCACGTATGGCACGTAAAAATCAAATGTACAATGAACAGCAGAGTAATGAGTTTTATTTATTTGATGATTATAATCACAATCAGCAAGCAGTGAAAAGTGAAGAGCTTTTGATAAAGTCAAAATCAAGAGCTTTGAATATCTACAACAATTTGAAGAAAGTGAAACAGCCCATTTCCCCTGGTGGTCGTCTTACCAATTTTCTCAGTTCAATTTTCACTAATGGGAATGGAAAAAAATCCAAGAATTTGAAGGACCCTAGTGAAAATCTAGAGAGGAATTCAAAATCAACTTGTTCTTCAGCTTCATCATTTTCAAGATCTTGTTTGAGTAAAACCCCACCAAAATTCAGTGATAAGTTCCAACAAAATGTTGTCAAAAGGACAGTCAGATTTAATCCTGTTAGTGTTATTGTTGACGAAGATTGTCGTCCTTGTGGTCATAAATCAATTTATGACCAAGATTCCGACAATCTTCGTAGGCACAAATCCCAAGGGAATGCAGCAATAATTGAGAACAACAACAGGAAATTTGAACTGACAAAAGTTGAttatttgaagaagaagaagaagaagaatgattACATTGTTGATTATccagaggaagaagaagaagaagaagaagaagaagaagatgatgatggaGCAAGTTGTTCAAGTTCAGATTTGTTTGAAATTGATCATTTAGCATTTTTTGGTAACATTAGATTTTGTGAAGAACTTCCAGTGTATGAGACCACACATCTAGATACCAATAGAGGGATTGCTAGTGGTTTCATTCGTTAA